Part of the Candidatus Glassbacteria bacterium genome is shown below.
TCCCGGCTGCAGCGCGTTCGCCGAGGGCGTGCTGCACGGCGATGTGGCGGTAACGGCCTGCGGACCCGGCGGGCAGGAAACCGCCGAGAAAATCGCCAGGTTTCTGGGGATCGAGCTGGACGATACGACCCCGATGGTGGCGGTGGTGCAGTGCCAAGGCGGAAAAAGCCTGGCCGCCGACCGCTACGAGTACGAGGGGATCAAAAGCTGCCAGATCGCACATCTCACCGGCGGCGGACACAAGGCCTGCCAGTACGGCTGCCTGGGCTTCGGCGACTGCGAGCGCTCCTGCAATTTCGGAGCGATCAAGATGAGCGAGGACGGCCTGCCGGTGGTGGACGAGGAGAAATGCACCGCCTGCGGAGCCTGCGTTCGAGCCTGCCCGCGCGGGATCATGAGGCTGATCCCCGTGACCCAGCAGGTATACGTGGGCTGCGTGAGCCAGGACAAGGGCAAGTCGGTCAAGAATGTCTGCAAGGTCGGCTGTATCGGCTGCACGATATGCGCCAAGGTAACCCCCAGCGGTGCGATCAAGATGAACGGCAACCTGCCGGAGATCGACCCCTCGGGCACGGACCTGGTGGTGGCGGTCCACAAGTGCCCGACCGACAGCCTGGTGGACCGGGTCAAGGTGCGAAGCAAGGTTTCGATCGATACCAAGTGCGACGGCTGTACCGACTGCGTGAAAGTCTGTCCCGTCAAAGGGGCGATCGAGGGCGAAGAGGGCCAGCGTCACAAGATAGTCTGGGACAAGTGTATCGGCTGCGGAATCTGTATCCCGGTCTGCCCGCCCAACGCGATCCATGCAGTCG
Proteins encoded:
- a CDS encoding Fe-S cluster domain-containing protein; translation: MDPVLLTSLLTLGLLGLLFGGGLAFASKKFEVKKEPRLAKVIDLLPGSNCGGCGYPGCSAFAEGVLHGDVAVTACGPGGQETAEKIARFLGIELDDTTPMVAVVQCQGGKSLAADRYEYEGIKSCQIAHLTGGGHKACQYGCLGFGDCERSCNFGAIKMSEDGLPVVDEEKCTACGACVRACPRGIMRLIPVTQQVYVGCVSQDKGKSVKNVCKVGCIGCTICAKVTPSGAIKMNGNLPEIDPSGTDLVVAVHKCPTDSLVDRVKVRSKVSIDTKCDGCTDCVKVCPVKGAIEGEEGQRHKIVWDKCIGCGICIPVCPPNAIHAVGALGYAVDERKGSAKQPNARSR